Proteins from a single region of Halorubrum sp. 2020YC2:
- a CDS encoding type IV pilin N-terminal domain-containing protein, which translates to MKPSNQSNADDRAVSPVIGVILMVAITVILAAVIGTFVLGLGDQLGDTAPQASFDVVNVSDSEGNVTFAKTGGQTIAAGDLTLSIGGERYEDAFPNQDWQSGQEIVGNYSDSGVYSDEETVRIIHDPSGSAIFEETVDFGS; encoded by the coding sequence ATGAAACCAAGCAATCAATCCAACGCGGACGACAGGGCAGTCAGTCCCGTCATCGGCGTCATCCTCATGGTCGCGATCACCGTCATCCTGGCGGCCGTCATCGGGACGTTCGTTCTCGGACTGGGCGATCAGTTAGGTGACACCGCGCCGCAGGCGAGTTTCGATGTTGTAAATGTGAGTGATTCTGAAGGAAATGTTACCTTTGCCAAGACTGGCGGTCAAACGATCGCTGCCGGTGACCTCACCTTATCTATTGGCGGAGAGCGCTACGAAGATGCGTTCCCGAATCAAGACTGGCAAAGCGGGCAAGAAATAGTAGGAAATTACTCCGACAGCGGGGTTTATAGCGATGAAGAGACAGTCAGGATTATCCACGATCCGAGTGGGAGCGCTATCTTCGAAGAGACTGTCGACTTTGGCAGCTAA
- a CDS encoding cell division protein FtsZ, which translates to MTDICKICMQRSDKWAGESLVEHLARAHADEPASVEQVYPDRKEAALSGDGPAADDQDNATDSTDTGEFGRAATPAPSGTETPSDDLMDDAYGKKWYLVGVGGAGNNILDAILLRRATLEENNERRARIWQGGLAGYGLLNTNVSELEQTYYAQEEKGYSRNDLLPNCIIGFGEHDYAGAGYRWDLGRDLIEADFAADADPFRERWDLKGERLRDSQAVMFVHSVTKGTGCGATPVLAEKLREKVLDDGIVSKPLFSSVVIPSEGTQYSEFGGRAKVNGVVGLARTSRTVDAIIPFDNKRLEDVGADIRPRVDRLGEYNPPQYVEVNKPLVAFLEAFTMSSVPQFLDRDATMSIKGDVFDPADSFRPVQDKYQRDPDRDFSPAVVLAPVLGRSRANTFDKSKLELLVRNALFQNKLAEFDPTTAWGGTFLVYGPEGKMQEVSELIGDGTLAGIIGDEEFLDAGRSTGIESVDIHIKQLVTPYLDDVYLWGTLWNPEMPSIETMYDHALTLKQEGNSEQAENVREVWDEVEALFSCLGRENMA; encoded by the coding sequence ATGACCGACATCTGTAAGATCTGTATGCAGCGCTCGGACAAGTGGGCGGGCGAGTCGCTCGTCGAGCACTTGGCCCGAGCCCACGCGGACGAGCCCGCATCGGTCGAGCAGGTGTATCCGGACCGCAAGGAGGCGGCGCTGTCCGGGGACGGTCCCGCCGCAGACGATCAGGACAACGCGACCGATTCGACGGACACCGGCGAGTTCGGGCGGGCGGCGACGCCAGCGCCCTCGGGAACCGAGACGCCGAGCGACGATCTGATGGACGATGCCTACGGGAAAAAGTGGTACCTCGTCGGCGTTGGAGGCGCGGGCAACAACATCCTCGACGCGATTCTGCTGCGACGCGCGACGCTTGAGGAGAACAACGAGCGTCGCGCTCGGATCTGGCAGGGCGGGTTAGCGGGGTACGGGCTGTTGAACACTAACGTCAGCGAGCTCGAACAGACCTACTACGCCCAAGAGGAGAAGGGGTACAGCCGTAACGACCTCCTCCCCAACTGTATCATCGGCTTCGGCGAACACGACTACGCCGGCGCCGGCTACCGGTGGGACCTCGGACGCGACCTGATTGAGGCCGACTTCGCCGCCGACGCCGACCCCTTTCGGGAGCGGTGGGACCTCAAGGGCGAGCGGCTCCGTGACTCACAGGCGGTGATGTTCGTCCACAGCGTGACCAAAGGCACCGGCTGTGGCGCGACCCCGGTCCTCGCCGAGAAGCTCCGCGAGAAAGTGCTCGACGATGGAATCGTCTCGAAGCCGCTGTTCAGCAGCGTCGTGATCCCCTCGGAGGGGACCCAGTACTCGGAGTTTGGTGGCCGCGCGAAGGTGAACGGCGTCGTCGGTCTCGCCCGCACCTCCCGGACCGTCGACGCGATCATCCCGTTCGATAACAAGCGGCTGGAAGACGTGGGCGCCGATATCCGCCCGCGGGTCGACCGGCTCGGCGAGTACAACCCACCACAGTACGTCGAGGTGAACAAGCCGCTCGTGGCCTTCTTGGAGGCGTTCACGATGTCGTCGGTGCCGCAGTTCCTTGACCGCGACGCGACGATGTCGATCAAGGGAGACGTGTTCGACCCGGCCGACAGCTTCCGCCCGGTTCAAGACAAGTACCAGCGCGACCCAGACCGGGACTTCTCACCCGCGGTAGTGCTCGCGCCGGTACTCGGCCGATCGCGAGCGAACACGTTCGACAAGTCGAAGCTGGAGCTGCTCGTTCGGAACGCGCTGTTCCAGAACAAGCTTGCCGAGTTCGATCCGACGACGGCGTGGGGCGGTACCTTCCTCGTGTACGGTCCCGAAGGGAAGATGCAGGAGGTCTCCGAGCTGATAGGTGACGGCACTCTCGCGGGCATTATCGGCGACGAGGAGTTCCTCGACGCCGGTCGCTCGACCGGGATCGAGTCGGTGGACATCCACATCAAACAGCTCGTGACGCCGTACCTCGACGACGTGTACCTGTGGGGGACGCTGTGGAACCCGGAGATGCCGTCGATCGAGACGATGTACGACCACGCGCTGACACTCAAACAGGAGGGGAACAGCGAGCAGGCCGAGAACGTCCGCGAGGTGTGGGACGAGGTCGAGGCGCTGTTCTCCTGTCTCGGCCGGGAAAATATGGCGTGA
- a CDS encoding AIPR family protein — MPNLGPEDANIKTVESEDGVSYEVLEVPSNVTLPVVNYSGESDLEEIDAFPVHHLYVRCEALKRTRLPLDANPRRPRNSKQVGEMQDTLQHNPEDFVKKNNGLTILCDNIVSEELDDDSIAEETAITFEFDEGEGVCNGGHTYFAILTSQFEVSENAAVHIEVIEIPDSLQGAERKSELAGISRARNNNNKLEQRSEADFRGYYDPFKSAMEDSSMVSWREGDTDANFDAIGAEHFIRLMKTMDPDEFYHPLYCQRCDSHKTAATRVQSIHNSWYDSVENARRNGTDDPLTHLLPLIDDFLHLRDALSYSLENDELIDRSGDSSDIVRQTALWKNWVDGNSRTLRMGDYAGEEGLNLPKPFEVMLLGLFRTDIKMVPSADGSRQLIGWFVKPQTLWDDQKVDLLLRLNDYFKEADTDPNQFKRRVPPFERNLFTLGTGQDPPDPEILYRVSDQTKFVKSEDEDFTHWLDEESGRGMVENEEEEAPRSAPVYNIQLS; from the coding sequence ATGCCCAACCTCGGCCCTGAGGACGCCAATATAAAAACGGTAGAATCTGAAGACGGAGTGTCGTATGAGGTTCTCGAAGTTCCATCAAATGTGACTCTACCTGTGGTCAATTATTCTGGAGAAAGTGACTTAGAAGAAATTGACGCGTTCCCAGTTCACCACCTCTATGTTCGATGTGAGGCTCTCAAGAGAACTCGACTTCCTTTGGACGCGAACCCACGACGGCCCCGCAATTCTAAGCAAGTCGGAGAAATGCAGGATACGCTCCAGCATAACCCGGAAGACTTCGTTAAAAAGAATAATGGCCTCACTATCCTCTGTGACAACATTGTTTCCGAGGAGCTAGATGACGATAGTATAGCAGAAGAAACTGCGATAACCTTCGAATTTGACGAAGGAGAGGGGGTGTGTAATGGCGGACACACGTATTTCGCTATATTGACATCGCAATTTGAGGTGAGTGAAAACGCTGCTGTCCATATTGAGGTAATAGAGATCCCGGATTCGCTCCAGGGTGCTGAACGAAAAAGTGAGCTAGCGGGAATTTCCCGAGCTCGGAATAACAATAATAAGCTTGAACAAAGGTCTGAAGCAGACTTTCGTGGATACTACGATCCGTTCAAATCAGCTATGGAAGATTCGTCAATGGTGTCTTGGCGAGAGGGAGATACCGACGCAAACTTCGACGCAATTGGGGCAGAGCATTTCATTAGGCTGATGAAGACAATGGATCCTGATGAATTCTATCACCCACTCTATTGCCAGCGCTGTGACTCACATAAGACAGCAGCGACACGGGTCCAAAGCATCCACAATTCTTGGTATGATAGCGTTGAAAATGCCCGCAGAAATGGGACTGATGACCCACTTACCCATTTATTACCGCTTATTGATGACTTCCTCCATCTTCGCGACGCACTTTCCTACTCACTTGAAAATGACGAGTTGATTGACCGGAGCGGTGACTCCAGTGATATCGTCCGACAAACAGCCCTGTGGAAAAACTGGGTTGATGGAAACTCACGAACATTACGAATGGGAGACTATGCTGGCGAAGAAGGTCTCAACCTGCCAAAACCGTTCGAAGTCATGCTTCTGGGACTATTCCGGACAGATATCAAAATGGTACCCTCTGCGGATGGAAGTAGACAGCTTATTGGATGGTTCGTCAAACCACAGACTCTCTGGGACGATCAAAAGGTGGACTTGCTATTACGACTGAATGACTATTTCAAAGAAGCAGATACAGATCCTAACCAATTCAAGCGTCGTGTCCCGCCATTTGAGCGGAACCTATTCACACTCGGAACAGGCCAGGACCCACCAGATCCGGAAATCCTCTACCGGGTATCCGATCAAACAAAGTTTGTGAAGTCCGAGGATGAAGACTTCACTCACTGGCTTGATGAAGAAAGTGGGCGAGGAATGGTTGAGAACGAAGAGGAAGAGGCACCTCGAAGTGCGCCTGTATACAATATTCAGCTGTCGTGA
- a CDS encoding restriction endonuclease, whose amino-acid sequence MDHSQTEDMEDELLDRMYNMDNEPFKHLCKLILEDVESLSQIEVTQDRSFGPQIRGQVGDQLLAAEFGVHLFRHRSAVPEVAINEISSKFEDTGCQFGTLITLSEFSEDAVTRAEELDGIAVRLINGSDLTSIMIDEEVGVIKGSDGPRLDKSFWAQFDKFNNKLIPSRKVPQADSLQLLTPTLRAIYNEYREFNEMAEYLRKNSSKHITERQAHYYVTAAELVGLVKPILDPHGQSTVHGWELTEDGRQYLKKSDGDDEFVDTKYLEHAIDSLDIVKRIKDNFEEGSGLKHEDLVEIIETETTVTGTTAERRATCLGKWFWTIQGDIKRPDRSKRRYEYYPDGAMDSFFSS is encoded by the coding sequence ATGGACCACTCACAAACCGAGGATATGGAAGATGAATTGCTTGATAGAATGTATAATATGGATAACGAGCCATTCAAACACCTGTGTAAACTCATATTGGAAGACGTAGAGTCCCTATCACAGATTGAAGTAACCCAGGACCGTTCGTTTGGTCCCCAGATACGGGGGCAAGTTGGTGATCAACTGCTTGCGGCAGAGTTTGGTGTACACCTTTTTCGACATCGATCAGCCGTTCCAGAGGTGGCTATTAACGAGATCAGTTCAAAGTTTGAAGATACAGGTTGTCAATTTGGGACGCTTATCACCTTATCTGAATTTAGTGAGGATGCGGTCACACGTGCTGAAGAGTTAGATGGGATCGCTGTCCGGTTAATCAACGGATCTGATCTCACATCAATAATGATCGACGAAGAAGTAGGTGTAATCAAGGGCTCAGATGGGCCTCGTCTGGATAAATCCTTTTGGGCACAGTTTGATAAATTTAATAATAAGCTAATTCCATCTCGCAAGGTCCCGCAGGCCGATTCTCTTCAGCTACTTACTCCTACGTTGCGTGCGATTTACAACGAATACAGGGAATTTAACGAAATGGCTGAATATCTTCGAAAAAATTCTTCGAAACACATCACAGAACGTCAAGCTCACTACTACGTTACAGCAGCTGAACTAGTTGGACTTGTCAAACCTATCTTAGACCCGCATGGTCAATCCACGGTTCACGGGTGGGAACTGACGGAGGACGGACGACAGTACTTGAAAAAATCTGACGGCGATGATGAGTTCGTTGATACGAAATATCTTGAACACGCTATTGATAGTCTTGATATAGTAAAGAGGATCAAAGATAACTTCGAAGAAGGGTCTGGGTTGAAGCATGAGGACTTGGTTGAGATTATAGAAACCGAAACAACGGTCACAGGAACTACCGCAGAACGGAGGGCGACTTGCTTGGGTAAGTGGTTTTGGACGATCCAAGGCGATATCAAAAGACCCGATAGATCGAAGAGAAGATATGAATATTATCCTGATGGAGCGATGGATTCGTTCTTTAGTTCTTAA
- a CDS encoding TSUP family transporter, whose product MTLALSVELAAAIAVVVAVAGAVNGVAGFGFAVVGTMALATALDPATAVAFMILPMFAVNLALVGDLTREELRTCGARFAPLLVAALVGTVAGMALLDRLPEAPVRVLLGLVSLGFVATAQRAVPLPVLADATDRELAASPFVMAGVGGVSGVLFGATNVGVQLVAFVRSFDLSHGLFVGVVALVFVGINGLRVAAGGALGLYPDAAFALASAAAALPAVAGVAVGRRLRGRVSERLRRGVVLGLLTVIGVRLVLGGAGLL is encoded by the coding sequence ATGACCCTCGCGCTCTCGGTCGAACTGGCGGCGGCGATCGCCGTCGTCGTCGCGGTCGCGGGCGCCGTCAACGGGGTCGCCGGGTTCGGCTTCGCCGTCGTCGGGACGATGGCCCTCGCGACGGCGCTCGACCCCGCGACCGCCGTCGCGTTCATGATCCTCCCGATGTTCGCCGTCAACCTCGCGCTCGTCGGTGACCTCACCAGAGAGGAGCTGCGCACCTGCGGCGCGCGATTCGCGCCGCTGCTCGTCGCCGCGCTCGTCGGCACGGTCGCGGGGATGGCGCTGCTCGACCGGCTCCCCGAGGCGCCGGTGCGCGTGCTTCTCGGTCTCGTCTCACTCGGGTTCGTGGCGACCGCGCAGCGCGCGGTCCCGCTGCCGGTACTCGCCGACGCGACCGACCGGGAACTCGCCGCGTCACCGTTCGTCATGGCGGGGGTCGGCGGCGTCTCGGGCGTCCTCTTCGGCGCGACGAACGTCGGGGTCCAGCTCGTCGCGTTCGTCAGGAGCTTCGACCTCTCGCACGGGCTGTTCGTCGGCGTCGTCGCGCTCGTGTTCGTCGGGATCAACGGCCTGCGCGTGGCCGCGGGCGGCGCGCTCGGACTCTACCCGGACGCGGCGTTCGCCCTCGCGTCCGCGGCGGCGGCGCTGCCCGCGGTCGCCGGGGTCGCGGTCGGAAGGCGGCTCCGCGGCCGGGTGAGCGAACGCCTGCGTCGCGGGGTCGTCCTCGGCCTGCTGACGGTAATCGGCGTCAGGCTCGTGCTCGGCGGCGCGGGCCTCCTCTGA
- a CDS encoding Dam family site-specific DNA-(adenine-N6)-methyltransferase, whose translation MAKPILKWAGGKRQIIDAITEAFPPSEEIGSYHEPFFGGGAVFFEEGYKYEAGSINDVNKRLINLYRIIQDSDKKERLIEILQEDLKPPDSEPVSGEFDDARNYYYQQREIFNKRPRGESFDEVKEAALLIYLNITCFNGLYRENQSGEFNVPWNHSNPDWDRSSRIEEAHNLFQGVTINCGDYQYVTDSDQVSPGDLVYFDPPYDTDSDSSSFDQYHFEPFDKEDQWQLRDTADKLVEQGVDVVISNAPSVMDIYTDERYDIRPIGARRSINSDGTDRGEVQEVVITTVDEPRVKKEESKKVKEIKN comes from the coding sequence ATGGCAAAGCCGATACTCAAGTGGGCGGGTGGGAAACGCCAAATCATAGATGCTATCACAGAGGCGTTTCCGCCTAGCGAGGAGATCGGAAGCTATCATGAGCCGTTCTTTGGGGGCGGTGCGGTTTTTTTTGAAGAGGGATATAAATATGAGGCAGGGAGCATAAATGATGTCAACAAGCGGTTGATTAATCTTTACCGTATAATTCAAGATTCAGACAAAAAGGAAAGGCTCATTGAAATTCTACAAGAGGACCTCAAACCACCGGACTCAGAGCCTGTTTCCGGTGAATTTGATGACGCCCGGAACTATTACTACCAACAGAGGGAGATTTTCAATAAGCGACCTAGGGGTGAGTCTTTCGATGAAGTCAAGGAAGCTGCCCTACTCATATACCTGAATATAACTTGTTTCAATGGGTTGTACCGCGAGAATCAATCAGGAGAGTTCAACGTGCCTTGGAACCACAGTAACCCAGATTGGGACAGATCTTCGCGGATTGAGGAGGCACACAATCTATTTCAAGGAGTTACTATTAATTGTGGAGATTATCAATACGTAACAGACTCTGATCAGGTTAGCCCGGGCGATCTAGTATATTTTGATCCGCCTTATGATACAGACTCTGACTCTTCGTCTTTTGACCAATACCATTTCGAGCCATTTGACAAAGAGGATCAATGGCAACTCCGAGATACTGCCGATAAACTAGTTGAACAAGGGGTTGATGTTGTTATATCAAATGCTCCATCGGTGATGGACATCTATACCGACGAAAGATATGATATTAGGCCGATCGGAGCACGAAGGTCAATTAACTCAGACGGGACCGACCGTGGTGAAGTACAAGAAGTAGTAATCACAACGGTAGACGAACCACGTGTCAAAAAAGAGGAATCAAAGAAGGTGAAGGAGATTAAGAACTAA